Proteins co-encoded in one Apteryx mantelli isolate bAptMan1 chromosome 4, bAptMan1.hap1, whole genome shotgun sequence genomic window:
- the NGB gene encoding neuroglobin isoform X1 encodes MESGALSRAQQALVRESWQRVRGDPVQHGTVLFRRLFDLDPDLLPLFQYNCKQFASPQECLSAPEFLDHIRKVMLVIDAAVNQLENLPCLEEYLYNLGKKHQAVGVKVESFSMGSKAFACIMLVTTQCVSWGCFKQWEHVNPKRCWAPLCILQHGIVLPHPMLSPSVRLTVHRRFLFIFAPGQSGIEGLALGGGAGCGTVRKEPLTVQVPSGALFCGRQPLASQGGPFGSA; translated from the exons ATGGAGAGCGGAGCGCTGTCTCGCGCGCAGCAAGCGCTGGTCCGGGAGAGCTGGCAGCGAGTGAGGGGCGACCCCGTGCAGCACGGCACGGTCCTGTTCCGCAG GTTGTTTGATCTGGACCCTGACCTGTTGCCCCTTTTCCAGTACAACTGCAAGCAGtttgccagccctcaggaatgccTCTCTGCCCCTGAGTTCCTGGATCACATTAGGAAG gTGATGCTGGTGATTGATGCTGCTGTGAACCAGTTGGAGAACTTACCATGCCTGGAAGAATATCTCTACAACCTTGGCAAGAAGCATCAGGCAGTTGGTGTGAAGGTTGAGTCTTTCTCG ATGGGATCCAAGGCCTTTGCTTGTATAATGTTGGTCACAACTCAGTGTGTTTCCTGGGGATGTTTCAAGCAGTGGGAACACGTTAATCCCAAG AGGTGCTGGGCTCCACTTTGCATCTTGCAGCATGGTATCGTGCTTCCGCACCCAATGCTTTCTCCATCAGTGAGGCTGACTGTACACCGGcgctttctcttcatttttgctcCAGGCCAGTCAGGGATAGAGGGACTGGCACTGGGTGGAGGTGCTGGCTGTGGCACTGTCAGAAAAGAACCTCTGACAGTTCAGGTTCCATCTGGAGCCCTGTTCTGTGGGCGTCAGCCCTTAGCATCACAGGGGGGACCTTTTGGCTCTGCATGA
- the NGB gene encoding neuroglobin isoform X2, which translates to MESGALSRAQQALVRESWQRVRGDPVQHGTVLFRRLFDLDPDLLPLFQYNCKQFASPQECLSAPEFLDHIRKVMLVIDAAVNQLENLPCLEEYLYNLGKKHQAVGVKVESFSMGSKAFACIMLVTTQCVSWGCFKQWEHVNPKPTVLTTATLLSYPLRGAGLHFASCSMVSCFRTQCFLHQ; encoded by the exons ATGGAGAGCGGAGCGCTGTCTCGCGCGCAGCAAGCGCTGGTCCGGGAGAGCTGGCAGCGAGTGAGGGGCGACCCCGTGCAGCACGGCACGGTCCTGTTCCGCAG GTTGTTTGATCTGGACCCTGACCTGTTGCCCCTTTTCCAGTACAACTGCAAGCAGtttgccagccctcaggaatgccTCTCTGCCCCTGAGTTCCTGGATCACATTAGGAAG gTGATGCTGGTGATTGATGCTGCTGTGAACCAGTTGGAGAACTTACCATGCCTGGAAGAATATCTCTACAACCTTGGCAAGAAGCATCAGGCAGTTGGTGTGAAGGTTGAGTCTTTCTCG ATGGGATCCAAGGCCTTTGCTTGTATAATGTTGGTCACAACTCAGTGTGTTTCCTGGGGATGTTTCAAGCAGTGGGAACACGTTAATCCCAAG CCTACGGTGCTCACCACAGCAACTCTCCTCTCCTACCCTCTCAGAGGTGCTGGGCTCCACTTTGCATCTTGCAGCATGGTATCGTGCTTCCGCACCCAATGCTTTCTCCATCAGTGA
- the NGB gene encoding neuroglobin isoform X3 — translation MESGALSRAQQALVRESWQRVRGDPVQHGTVLFRRLFDLDPDLLPLFQYNCKQFASPQECLSAPEFLDHIRKVMLVIDAAVNQLENLPCLEEYLYNLGKKHQAVGVKVESFSTVGESLLYMLENCLGTAFCPDVREAWTKLYDAVVKAMRHGWDTLPEGD, via the exons ATGGAGAGCGGAGCGCTGTCTCGCGCGCAGCAAGCGCTGGTCCGGGAGAGCTGGCAGCGAGTGAGGGGCGACCCCGTGCAGCACGGCACGGTCCTGTTCCGCAG GTTGTTTGATCTGGACCCTGACCTGTTGCCCCTTTTCCAGTACAACTGCAAGCAGtttgccagccctcaggaatgccTCTCTGCCCCTGAGTTCCTGGATCACATTAGGAAG gTGATGCTGGTGATTGATGCTGCTGTGAACCAGTTGGAGAACTTACCATGCCTGGAAGAATATCTCTACAACCTTGGCAAGAAGCATCAGGCAGTTGGTGTGAAGGTTGAGTCTTTCTCG ACTGTTGGCGAGTCCTTGCTGTACATGCTGGAAAACTGCCTTGGCACTGCCTTCTGCCCAGACGTGCGGGAGGCTTGGACCAAACTCTACGATgctgtggtgaaagccatgcgaCATGGCTGGGACACTCTCCCGGAAGGGGACTAG